The Cydia pomonella isolate Wapato2018A chromosome 17, ilCydPomo1, whole genome shotgun sequence genome includes a window with the following:
- the LOC133526852 gene encoding neugrin: MFAINLRRVYCACDKIIVRTLRNRRLEIPGPNPGMDRRVTALREEGVAITGNPEEFLDQSESEFYNMDETYNAHLSESLAGKHELRRRIAIDKYFKENMPNLLTWSEKEQIRHLVNEQPDEWTPERIAESFPVTAAVVKKLLKYPWKPATEARIARHDASAMRNWRELKENTLDIPQDLRQHFLKFSERTIPPLKAKSVKPDVMVEKMGEFEKIVQRCAEKSNNNNIEESDSTEVAIHASNDTKSKNKVVKGNQRVTLEEMTTKIKKRLDSGKAIDLPDQIMLSAVNSTQTEISATELSKEIDLAEEKPKEVSVFNEQSEEKTSVMEYPERIRIPKKAYKKGATYKVDDCYYDADGKFLYRVLGMSN, from the exons ATGTTTGCTATAAATCTACGACGAGTCTACTGTGCATGCGATAAAATTATTGTAAGAACATTACGGAATCGAAGGCTGGAAATTCCTGGACCAAATCCTGGAATGGACAGACGAGTAACAGCGCTCCGCGAGGAAGGAGTCGCAATCACAGGAAACCCGGAAGAATTTCTCGATCAATCTGAAAGTGAATTCTATAAT ATGGATGAAACTTACAATGCACATCTATCCGAGAGCTTGGCAGGCAAGCATGAGTTACGGCGCAGAATCgccatagataaatacttcaAGGAGAACATGCCCAATTTGTTGACTTGGAGTGAAAAGGAGCAGATTCGCCATTTAGTGAACGAGCAGCCTGATGAATGGACACCGGAGCGTATTGCAGAGAGCTTTCCAGTCACTGCTGCTGTTGTTAAG aaattattgaaatacCCTTGGAAGCCAGCAACTGAAGCCCGCATAGCTCGCCACGACGCATCTGCTATGAGAAACTGGAGGGAGCTTAAAGAAAACACTTTAGACATACCACAAGATTTACGCCAACACTTTCTCAAATTTTCCGAAAGAACTATACCTCCACTGAAAGCCAAATCAGTGAAACCTGATGTAATGGTAGAAAAAATGGGCGAATTTGAAAAGATAGTACAGAGATGTGCTGAAAAatcaaataacaataatattgaAGAAAGTGATTCTACAGAAGTTGCCATACATGCATCTAATGACActaagagtaaaaataaagtagTAAAAGGTAACCAAAGGGTAACATTAGAAGAAATGAcaaccaaaattaaaaaaagattagACAGTGGCAAAGCCATTGACCTCCCAGACCAAATAATGCTCAGTGCAGTAAATTCCACTCAAACTGAAATATCAGCTACAGAATTAAGTAAAGAAATTGATTTGGCAGAAGAAAAACCAAAAGAAGTATCAGTATTTAATGAACAAAGTGAAGAAAAAACATCCGTTATGGAATATCCAGAAAGAATTAGGATTCCTAAGAAGGCTTACAAAAAAGGTGCTACTTATAAAGTGGATGATTGTTATTATGATGCTGATGGGAAATTCCTATACCGAGTCTTGGGCATGTCTAATTGA